One Struthio camelus isolate bStrCam1 chromosome 10, bStrCam1.hap1, whole genome shotgun sequence genomic region harbors:
- the IRF8 gene encoding interferon regulatory factor 8 isoform X2: MCDRNGGRRLRQWLIEQIDSELYPGLIWENEEKTMFRIPWKHAGKQDYNQEVDASIFKAWAVFKGKFKEGDKAEPATWKTRLRCALNKSPDFEEVTDRSQLDISEPYKVYRIVPEEEQKCKIGIMNGNSLTEVTDMDCSPSAIDDLIKEPPCVDEYLGIIKRSPSPPQETCRNPPIPDWWVQQPSPALPLMNGYSGYEQHHSGYSQMVISFYYGGRLVGHITTSYPEGCRISLSQPSSHSEKLYAPDTLEHVRFPSAEAIQNDRQKQITKKLFGHLERGVLLHSNKQGIFIKRLCQGRVFWSGNTMVYKDRPNKLDRDEVVKIFDTNQFFRELQQYYNNQGRFPESRVMLCFGEEFPDAVPLRCKLILVQVEQLCVRQVVEEAGKTCSSSPMLPIADEAQHDQVYRIFQDICGTHQRPLFRENQQIAV; the protein is encoded by the exons ATGTGCGACAGGAACGGCGGGAGACGGCTCCGGCAGTGGCTGATTGAGCAGATCGACAGCGAGCTCTACCCTGGGCTGATCTGGGAAAACGAGGAGAAAACCATGTTCCGCATCCCCTGGAAACACGCTGGGAAGCAGGATTACAACcaggaggtggatgcctctattTTCAAG GCCTGGGCCGTCTTCAAAGGCAAGTTCAAAGAAGGTGACAAAGCAGAGCCAGCCACCTGGAAGACGCGGCTCCGCTGTGCCTTGAACAAGAGTCCTGACTTTGAGGAGGTGACAGACAGGTCCCAGCTGGACATCTCTGAGCCCTACAAGGTCTACCGGATCGTCCCAGAGGAAGAGCAGAAGT GCAAAATAGGCATCATGAACGGGAACAGCTTGACTGAAGTCACGGACATGGACTGCAGCCCCTCTGCAATAGATGACCTAATTAAAGAG cccccctgcgTAGATGAATACTTGGGTATCATCAAGAGAAGCCCCTCACCTCCTCAGGAGACTTGCAGAAACCCCCCAATACCAGACTGGTGGGTGCAGCAACCCAGCCCTG CTTTGCCCCTGATGAATGGATACTCTGGCTATGAGCAGCATCATTCAG GTTACTCCCAGATGGTGATCAGCTTCTATTATGGAGGGAGGCTGGTTGGCCACATCACCACCTCTTACCCTGAAGGCTGCCGGATCTCGCTCAGCCAGCCCTCTAGCCACAGTGAGAAGCTCTATGCCCCAGATACCCTGGAGCATGTGAGGTTCCCGTCGGCTGAAGCGATCCAGAACGACCGCCAGAAGCAGATCACAAAGAAGCTCTTTGGGCACCTGGAACGAGGCGTCCTGCTGCACAGCAACAAACAAGGCATTTTCATCAAGAGGCTGTGCCAAGGCAGGGTCTTCTGGAGCGGGAACACCATGGTGTACAAGGACAGGCCCAACAAACTGGACCGGGATGAAGTAGTGAAGATATTTGACACCAACCAGTTCTTCCGAG AGCTGCAGCAGTATTACAACAACCAAGGCCGCTTCCCAGAGAGCAGAGTCATGCTGTGCTTTGGAGAGGAGTTCCCAGACGCAGTGCCGCTGCGGTGCAAGCTCATCCTTGTTCAG gTGGAGCAGCTGTGTGTCaggcaggtggtggaggaggctggcaagacctgcagcagcagccccatgctCCCCATCGCAGATGAGGCGCAGCACGACCAAGTGTACAGGATCTTCCAGGACATCTGTGGGACGCACCAGCGTCCGCTCTTCCGAGAAAATCAACAGATTGCAGTCTGA
- the IRF8 gene encoding interferon regulatory factor 8 isoform X1, whose product MGFDQRSWERNLKMCDRNGGRRLRQWLIEQIDSELYPGLIWENEEKTMFRIPWKHAGKQDYNQEVDASIFKAWAVFKGKFKEGDKAEPATWKTRLRCALNKSPDFEEVTDRSQLDISEPYKVYRIVPEEEQKCKIGIMNGNSLTEVTDMDCSPSAIDDLIKEPPCVDEYLGIIKRSPSPPQETCRNPPIPDWWVQQPSPALPLMNGYSGYEQHHSGYSQMVISFYYGGRLVGHITTSYPEGCRISLSQPSSHSEKLYAPDTLEHVRFPSAEAIQNDRQKQITKKLFGHLERGVLLHSNKQGIFIKRLCQGRVFWSGNTMVYKDRPNKLDRDEVVKIFDTNQFFRELQQYYNNQGRFPESRVMLCFGEEFPDAVPLRCKLILVQVEQLCVRQVVEEAGKTCSSSPMLPIADEAQHDQVYRIFQDICGTHQRPLFRENQQIAV is encoded by the exons ATGGGCTTTGATCAAAGGAGCTGGGAAAGGAATTTAAA GATGTGCGACAGGAACGGCGGGAGACGGCTCCGGCAGTGGCTGATTGAGCAGATCGACAGCGAGCTCTACCCTGGGCTGATCTGGGAAAACGAGGAGAAAACCATGTTCCGCATCCCCTGGAAACACGCTGGGAAGCAGGATTACAACcaggaggtggatgcctctattTTCAAG GCCTGGGCCGTCTTCAAAGGCAAGTTCAAAGAAGGTGACAAAGCAGAGCCAGCCACCTGGAAGACGCGGCTCCGCTGTGCCTTGAACAAGAGTCCTGACTTTGAGGAGGTGACAGACAGGTCCCAGCTGGACATCTCTGAGCCCTACAAGGTCTACCGGATCGTCCCAGAGGAAGAGCAGAAGT GCAAAATAGGCATCATGAACGGGAACAGCTTGACTGAAGTCACGGACATGGACTGCAGCCCCTCTGCAATAGATGACCTAATTAAAGAG cccccctgcgTAGATGAATACTTGGGTATCATCAAGAGAAGCCCCTCACCTCCTCAGGAGACTTGCAGAAACCCCCCAATACCAGACTGGTGGGTGCAGCAACCCAGCCCTG CTTTGCCCCTGATGAATGGATACTCTGGCTATGAGCAGCATCATTCAG GTTACTCCCAGATGGTGATCAGCTTCTATTATGGAGGGAGGCTGGTTGGCCACATCACCACCTCTTACCCTGAAGGCTGCCGGATCTCGCTCAGCCAGCCCTCTAGCCACAGTGAGAAGCTCTATGCCCCAGATACCCTGGAGCATGTGAGGTTCCCGTCGGCTGAAGCGATCCAGAACGACCGCCAGAAGCAGATCACAAAGAAGCTCTTTGGGCACCTGGAACGAGGCGTCCTGCTGCACAGCAACAAACAAGGCATTTTCATCAAGAGGCTGTGCCAAGGCAGGGTCTTCTGGAGCGGGAACACCATGGTGTACAAGGACAGGCCCAACAAACTGGACCGGGATGAAGTAGTGAAGATATTTGACACCAACCAGTTCTTCCGAG AGCTGCAGCAGTATTACAACAACCAAGGCCGCTTCCCAGAGAGCAGAGTCATGCTGTGCTTTGGAGAGGAGTTCCCAGACGCAGTGCCGCTGCGGTGCAAGCTCATCCTTGTTCAG gTGGAGCAGCTGTGTGTCaggcaggtggtggaggaggctggcaagacctgcagcagcagccccatgctCCCCATCGCAGATGAGGCGCAGCACGACCAAGTGTACAGGATCTTCCAGGACATCTGTGGGACGCACCAGCGTCCGCTCTTCCGAGAAAATCAACAGATTGCAGTCTGA